In Notamacropus eugenii isolate mMacEug1 chromosome 1, mMacEug1.pri_v2, whole genome shotgun sequence, one genomic interval encodes:
- the NCOA5 gene encoding nuclear receptor coactivator 5 isoform X6 produces the protein MRDPRDARDMRDPRDSRDIRDPRDSRDMWDPRDSRDMRDPRDPRDMRDPRDPRDMRDPRDMRDPRDARDMRDPRDIRDLRDLGDPRELRDPRDMRDLRNIRDAPRDPMYDRYQDVRDSRDPVYNRREESYDRYLRMEEYYRRKDDTYFDRYRDHFDGRAPPGPESQSRAKERLKREERRREELYRQYFEEIQRRFDAERPVDCSVIVVNKQTKDYAESVGRKVRDLGMVVDLIFLNTEMSLSQALEDVGRGGSPFAIVITQQHQVHRSCTVNIMFGTPQEHRNMPQADAMVLVARNYERYKTESREKEREEIARQAAKMADEAIMQERERAAATPMEEGVRGGHPPAIQSLLNLLADNRYLTAEETDKIITYLRERKERLIRSSTDLLPATISGQPLGATSGTSLKSQSSLPSPQPLQSSQALPPATPASASAPTPQQELQAKILSLFNSGAATAAAAAVVANSSPTPATAPPAGTQNQNFATMANNQSQQRSQASGNQPPSILGQGGSACNVGPRPGAPSQGLFGQSSSRLAPASNVAGQRPVSSTYINFDNPSVQKALDTLIQSGPALSHLVSQTTAQVGRSQAPLGSYQRHY, from the exons ATGCGGGACCCCAGGGATGCCAGAGACATGCGGGACCCCAGGGATTCTAGAGACATACGGGACCCCAGGGATTCTAGAGACATGTGGGACCCCAGGGATTCTAGAGACATGCGGGACCCAAGAGATCCCAGAGACATGCGGGACCCAAGAGATCCCAGAGACATGCGGGATCCCAGGGATATGAGGGATCCCAGAGATGCCAGAGACATGCGGGATCCACGAGATATAAGAGATCTCAGGGACCTTGGAGATCCTCGAGAGCTGAGAGATCCCAGGGATATGAGAGATCTGCGTAATATTCGGGATGCCCCACGAGACCCTATGTATGACAGATACCAAGATGTGAGGGATTCACGAGATCCTGTCTATAATAG AAGAGAAGAATCATATGACCGTTATCTGCGCATGGAAGAGTATTACAGAAGGAAGGATGACACTTATTTTGATCGTTACAGAGACCACTTTGATGGACGAGCTCCACCAGGCCCAGAAAGTCAGTCCCGTGCTAAAG AGCGTCTGAAACGTGAAGAGCGACGTAGAGAAGAGCTGTATCGTCAATATTTTGAGGAAATCCAAAGGCGCTTTGATGCTGAAAGACCTGTAGATTGCTCTGTGATTGTGGTCAACAAGCAGACAAA AGACTATGCTGAGTCCGTGGGGAGGAAAGTTCGAGACCTAGGCATGGTGGTAGACCTAATTTTCCTCAACACAGAGATGTCACTGTCACAGGCCCTGGAGGATGTTGGCAGGGGGGGATCTCCTTTTGCCATTGTCATCACCCAGCAGCACCAAGTTCATCGCTCCTGTACAGTCAATATCATGTTTGGTACTCCACAAG AGCATCGTAATATGCCCCAAGCAGATGCCATGGTGCTGGTAGCAAGGAACTACGAACGCTACAAGACTGAATCTCGGGAGAAGGAACGAGAGGAAATTGCCAGGCaggcagccaagatggcagatgaGGCAATTATGCAGGAAAGGGAGCGAGCAGCAGCAACCCCCATGGAGGAAGGGGTACGAGGAGGCCACCCACCTGCCATCCAGAGCCTCCTCAATCTACTGGCTGATAACAGGTACCTCACCGCTGAAGAAACAGACAAGATCATTACCTATTTACGTGAGCGGAAGGAACGGCTTATAAGGAGCAGCACAGACCTTCTGCCAG CTACTATTTCCGGCCAACCCCTTGGGGCAACTTCGGGCACTTCACTGAAATCCCAGTCCAGCCTGCCTAGCCCCCAGCCTCTCCAGAGCAGTCAGGCACTCCCTCCGGCTACACCAGCTTCAGCATCAGCCCCTACCCCACAGCAGGAGCTTCAGGCCAAAATCCTCAGCCTCTTTAATAGTGGTGCCGCCACTGCTGCTGCAGCAGCCGTTGTGGCCAACAGCAGTCCTACCCCTGCCACAGCTCCCCCAGCAGGCACACAGAACCAGAATTTTGCCACCATGGCTAACAACCAATCTCAGCAGAGATCACAGGCCTCAGGCAACCAGCCTCCAAGTATCTTGGGACAGGGAGGCTCTGCCTGCAACGTAGGCCCCAGGCCCGGGGCTCCATCTCAAGGGCTCTTCGGCCAGTCCTCCAGTCGCCTGGCACCTGCAAGCAATGTTGCTGGCCAAAGGCCAGTGTCCTCCACATATATCAACTTTGATAATCCAAGTGTACAGAAAGCCCTGGACACCCTGATCCAGAGTGGCCCTGCCCTCTCTCACCTGGTGAGTCAAACCACAGCACAGGTGGGACGATCCCAAGCGCCCCTGGGATCCTACCAGAGGCATTACTGA
- the NCOA5 gene encoding nuclear receptor coactivator 5 isoform X5: MNTAPARPSPARRDPYGFGDGRDARRDRSPVRGSPRREPRDGRNGRDARDSRDMRDPRDARDMRDPRDSRDIRDPRDSRDMWDPRDSRDMRDPRDPRDMRDPRDPRDMRDPRDMRDPRDARDMRDPRDIRDLRDLGDPRELRDPRDMRDLRNIRDAPRDPMYDRYQDVRDSRDPVYNRREESYDRYLRMEEYYRRKDDTYFDRYRDHFDGRAPPGPEKRLKREERRREELYRQYFEEIQRRFDAERPVDCSVIVVNKQTKDYAESVGRKVRDLGMVVDLIFLNTEMSLSQALEDVGRGGSPFAIVITQQHQVHRSCTVNIMFGTPQEHRNMPQADAMVLVARNYERYKTESREKEREEIARQAAKMADEAIMQERERAAATPMEEGVRGGHPPAIQSLLNLLADNRYLTAEETDKIITYLRERKERLIRSSTDLLPATISGQPLGATSGTSLKSQSSLPSPQPLQSSQALPPATPASASAPTPQQELQAKILSLFNSGAATAAAAAVVANSSPTPATAPPAGTQNQNFATMANNQSQQRSQASGNQPPSILGQGGSACNVGPRPGAPSQGLFGQSSSRLAPASNVAGQRPVSSTYINFDNPSVQKALDTLIQSGPALSHLVSQTTAQVGRSQAPLGSYQRHY, translated from the exons GGATCCATATGGTTTTGGAGATGGTCGGGATGCAAGACGGGATCGGTCCCCAGTTCGAGGCAGCCCAAGGAGAGAACCCAGGGATGGCAGGAATGGCCGAGATGCCCGAGACTCCAGAGACATGCGGGACCCCAGGGATGCCAGAGACATGCGGGACCCCAGGGATTCTAGAGACATACGGGACCCCAGGGATTCTAGAGACATGTGGGACCCCAGGGATTCTAGAGACATGCGGGACCCAAGAGATCCCAGAGACATGCGGGACCCAAGAGATCCCAGAGACATGCGGGATCCCAGGGATATGAGGGATCCCAGAGATGCCAGAGACATGCGGGATCCACGAGATATAAGAGATCTCAGGGACCTTGGAGATCCTCGAGAGCTGAGAGATCCCAGGGATATGAGAGATCTGCGTAATATTCGGGATGCCCCACGAGACCCTATGTATGACAGATACCAAGATGTGAGGGATTCACGAGATCCTGTCTATAATAG AAGAGAAGAATCATATGACCGTTATCTGCGCATGGAAGAGTATTACAGAAGGAAGGATGACACTTATTTTGATCGTTACAGAGACCACTTTGATGGACGAGCTCCACCAGGCCCAGAAA AGCGTCTGAAACGTGAAGAGCGACGTAGAGAAGAGCTGTATCGTCAATATTTTGAGGAAATCCAAAGGCGCTTTGATGCTGAAAGACCTGTAGATTGCTCTGTGATTGTGGTCAACAAGCAGACAAA AGACTATGCTGAGTCCGTGGGGAGGAAAGTTCGAGACCTAGGCATGGTGGTAGACCTAATTTTCCTCAACACAGAGATGTCACTGTCACAGGCCCTGGAGGATGTTGGCAGGGGGGGATCTCCTTTTGCCATTGTCATCACCCAGCAGCACCAAGTTCATCGCTCCTGTACAGTCAATATCATGTTTGGTACTCCACAAG AGCATCGTAATATGCCCCAAGCAGATGCCATGGTGCTGGTAGCAAGGAACTACGAACGCTACAAGACTGAATCTCGGGAGAAGGAACGAGAGGAAATTGCCAGGCaggcagccaagatggcagatgaGGCAATTATGCAGGAAAGGGAGCGAGCAGCAGCAACCCCCATGGAGGAAGGGGTACGAGGAGGCCACCCACCTGCCATCCAGAGCCTCCTCAATCTACTGGCTGATAACAGGTACCTCACCGCTGAAGAAACAGACAAGATCATTACCTATTTACGTGAGCGGAAGGAACGGCTTATAAGGAGCAGCACAGACCTTCTGCCAG CTACTATTTCCGGCCAACCCCTTGGGGCAACTTCGGGCACTTCACTGAAATCCCAGTCCAGCCTGCCTAGCCCCCAGCCTCTCCAGAGCAGTCAGGCACTCCCTCCGGCTACACCAGCTTCAGCATCAGCCCCTACCCCACAGCAGGAGCTTCAGGCCAAAATCCTCAGCCTCTTTAATAGTGGTGCCGCCACTGCTGCTGCAGCAGCCGTTGTGGCCAACAGCAGTCCTACCCCTGCCACAGCTCCCCCAGCAGGCACACAGAACCAGAATTTTGCCACCATGGCTAACAACCAATCTCAGCAGAGATCACAGGCCTCAGGCAACCAGCCTCCAAGTATCTTGGGACAGGGAGGCTCTGCCTGCAACGTAGGCCCCAGGCCCGGGGCTCCATCTCAAGGGCTCTTCGGCCAGTCCTCCAGTCGCCTGGCACCTGCAAGCAATGTTGCTGGCCAAAGGCCAGTGTCCTCCACATATATCAACTTTGATAATCCAAGTGTACAGAAAGCCCTGGACACCCTGATCCAGAGTGGCCCTGCCCTCTCTCACCTGGTGAGTCAAACCACAGCACAGGTGGGACGATCCCAAGCGCCCCTGGGATCCTACCAGAGGCATTACTGA
- the NCOA5 gene encoding nuclear receptor coactivator 5 isoform X4, whose protein sequence is MNTAPARPSPARRDPYGFGDGRDARRDRSPVRGSPRREPRDGRNGRDARDSRDMRDPRDARDMRDPRDSRDIRDPRDSRDMWDPRDSRDMRDPRDPRDMRDPRDPRDMRDPRDMRDPRDARDMRDPRDIRDLRDLGDPRELRDPRDMRDLRNIRDAPRDPMYDRYQDVRDSRDPVYNRREESYDRYLRMEEYYRRKDDTYFDRYRDHFDGRAPPGPESQSRAKERLKREERRREELYRQYFEEIQRRFDAERPVDCSVIVVNKQTKDYAESVGRKVRDLGMVVDLIFLNTEMSLSQALEDVGRGGSPFAIVITQQHQVHRSCTVNIMFGTPQEHRNMPQADAMVLVARNYERYKTESREKEREEIARQAAKMADEAIMQERERAAATPMEEGVRGGHPPAIQSLLNLLADNRYLTAEETDKIITYLRERKERLIRSSTDLLPATISGQPLGATSGTSLKSQSSLPSPQPLQSSQALPPATPASASAPTPQQELQAKILSLFNSGAATAAAAAVVANSSPTPATAPPAGTQNQNFATMANNQSQQRSQASGNQPPSILGQGGSACNVGPRPGAPSQGLFGQSSSRLAPASNVAGQRPVSSTYINFDNPSVQKALDTLIQSGPALSHLVSQTTAQVGRSQAPLGSYQRHY, encoded by the exons GGATCCATATGGTTTTGGAGATGGTCGGGATGCAAGACGGGATCGGTCCCCAGTTCGAGGCAGCCCAAGGAGAGAACCCAGGGATGGCAGGAATGGCCGAGATGCCCGAGACTCCAGAGACATGCGGGACCCCAGGGATGCCAGAGACATGCGGGACCCCAGGGATTCTAGAGACATACGGGACCCCAGGGATTCTAGAGACATGTGGGACCCCAGGGATTCTAGAGACATGCGGGACCCAAGAGATCCCAGAGACATGCGGGACCCAAGAGATCCCAGAGACATGCGGGATCCCAGGGATATGAGGGATCCCAGAGATGCCAGAGACATGCGGGATCCACGAGATATAAGAGATCTCAGGGACCTTGGAGATCCTCGAGAGCTGAGAGATCCCAGGGATATGAGAGATCTGCGTAATATTCGGGATGCCCCACGAGACCCTATGTATGACAGATACCAAGATGTGAGGGATTCACGAGATCCTGTCTATAATAG AAGAGAAGAATCATATGACCGTTATCTGCGCATGGAAGAGTATTACAGAAGGAAGGATGACACTTATTTTGATCGTTACAGAGACCACTTTGATGGACGAGCTCCACCAGGCCCAGAAAGTCAGTCCCGTGCTAAAG AGCGTCTGAAACGTGAAGAGCGACGTAGAGAAGAGCTGTATCGTCAATATTTTGAGGAAATCCAAAGGCGCTTTGATGCTGAAAGACCTGTAGATTGCTCTGTGATTGTGGTCAACAAGCAGACAAA AGACTATGCTGAGTCCGTGGGGAGGAAAGTTCGAGACCTAGGCATGGTGGTAGACCTAATTTTCCTCAACACAGAGATGTCACTGTCACAGGCCCTGGAGGATGTTGGCAGGGGGGGATCTCCTTTTGCCATTGTCATCACCCAGCAGCACCAAGTTCATCGCTCCTGTACAGTCAATATCATGTTTGGTACTCCACAAG AGCATCGTAATATGCCCCAAGCAGATGCCATGGTGCTGGTAGCAAGGAACTACGAACGCTACAAGACTGAATCTCGGGAGAAGGAACGAGAGGAAATTGCCAGGCaggcagccaagatggcagatgaGGCAATTATGCAGGAAAGGGAGCGAGCAGCAGCAACCCCCATGGAGGAAGGGGTACGAGGAGGCCACCCACCTGCCATCCAGAGCCTCCTCAATCTACTGGCTGATAACAGGTACCTCACCGCTGAAGAAACAGACAAGATCATTACCTATTTACGTGAGCGGAAGGAACGGCTTATAAGGAGCAGCACAGACCTTCTGCCAG CTACTATTTCCGGCCAACCCCTTGGGGCAACTTCGGGCACTTCACTGAAATCCCAGTCCAGCCTGCCTAGCCCCCAGCCTCTCCAGAGCAGTCAGGCACTCCCTCCGGCTACACCAGCTTCAGCATCAGCCCCTACCCCACAGCAGGAGCTTCAGGCCAAAATCCTCAGCCTCTTTAATAGTGGTGCCGCCACTGCTGCTGCAGCAGCCGTTGTGGCCAACAGCAGTCCTACCCCTGCCACAGCTCCCCCAGCAGGCACACAGAACCAGAATTTTGCCACCATGGCTAACAACCAATCTCAGCAGAGATCACAGGCCTCAGGCAACCAGCCTCCAAGTATCTTGGGACAGGGAGGCTCTGCCTGCAACGTAGGCCCCAGGCCCGGGGCTCCATCTCAAGGGCTCTTCGGCCAGTCCTCCAGTCGCCTGGCACCTGCAAGCAATGTTGCTGGCCAAAGGCCAGTGTCCTCCACATATATCAACTTTGATAATCCAAGTGTACAGAAAGCCCTGGACACCCTGATCCAGAGTGGCCCTGCCCTCTCTCACCTGGTGAGTCAAACCACAGCACAGGTGGGACGATCCCAAGCGCCCCTGGGATCCTACCAGAGGCATTACTGA